A single region of the Salarchaeum japonicum genome encodes:
- a CDS encoding rubrerythrin-like domain-containing protein, producing the protein MRPTDNADGSGVFECFSCGARVSAPSGRTCSECGGELNNIGAPRDF; encoded by the coding sequence ATGCGACCGACTGACAATGCGGACGGGAGCGGCGTGTTCGAGTGCTTCTCGTGCGGCGCGCGCGTGTCCGCGCCGTCCGGCCGCACCTGCAGTGAGTGCGGCGGCGAACTCAACAACATCGGCGCGCCCCGGGACTTCTAG
- a CDS encoding DEAD/DEAH box helicase, which translates to MATQVQRVDTLFFHEVGDEYLVVAERDDERLFRAKLELAEKAAGPRPVKFRVQDGSSEDPRPPDEFVEIARRATRIRISQQTRRGKREELREMLSGYQLAEKAKAVRTCRYCANQGRYSPITTETAIEADGEHICQDCAKQELERELAFNGDLTGAAQDRLEDLLLEVQDLDRITSLLQGQLDPDLTKFDEISANTDDIDPVPVSDLDIHPGMRDRLEDRFDTLLPVQSLAAKNGLAEGDDQLVVSATATGKTLIGEIAGLHRMLSGKGKMLFLVPLVALANQKHEDFEEDYGDIANVSIRVGSSRIRDDGMAFDPSADIIVGTYEGIDHALRTGRDLGDIGTVVIDEVHTLQEEERGHRLDGLISRLKYYCEQRERERAEYEGAQWIYLSATVGNPGALARGLRANLVEFEERPVPIERHVTFADGQEKPRIINKLVRREFDKESSKGYRGQTIVFTNSRRRCHQIARKLDYPAGAYHAGLDYGKRKKVEREFGNQDLAAVVTTAALAAGVDFPASQVVFDSLAMGIEWLSVQEFEQMLGRAGRPDYHDRGKVYMLVEPDAVYHNSMEMTEDEVAFKLLKGEMEDVVTTYDETSAVEETLANVTVAGKGAKRLNDRMIGEIPTKQALGRLLQYEFIDGFSPTPLGEVVTSHFLEPDEAFQILDGVRKERTPFEIVAELELYGEDI; encoded by the coding sequence GTGGCGACGCAGGTTCAGCGCGTGGATACGTTGTTCTTCCACGAGGTCGGCGACGAGTACCTCGTGGTGGCGGAGCGGGACGACGAGCGGCTGTTCCGCGCGAAGCTCGAACTCGCGGAGAAGGCGGCGGGTCCGCGGCCCGTGAAGTTCCGCGTGCAGGACGGGTCGTCGGAAGACCCGCGGCCGCCGGACGAGTTCGTGGAGATAGCGCGCCGAGCGACCCGCATCCGCATCAGCCAGCAGACCCGGCGCGGGAAGCGCGAGGAACTCCGAGAGATGCTCTCCGGGTACCAGCTCGCGGAGAAGGCGAAGGCGGTGCGGACGTGTCGGTACTGCGCGAACCAGGGGCGGTACTCGCCCATCACGACCGAGACGGCCATCGAGGCGGACGGCGAGCACATCTGTCAGGACTGCGCGAAACAGGAGCTGGAGCGCGAACTCGCGTTCAACGGCGACCTGACGGGCGCGGCCCAGGACAGGCTCGAAGACCTCCTGCTGGAGGTACAAGACCTCGACCGCATCACGAGCCTCCTGCAGGGCCAGCTCGACCCCGACCTGACGAAGTTCGACGAGATTAGCGCGAACACGGACGACATCGACCCCGTGCCGGTGAGCGACCTCGACATCCATCCGGGGATGCGCGACCGGCTGGAAGACCGCTTCGACACGCTGCTTCCCGTGCAGTCGCTCGCGGCGAAGAACGGGCTGGCCGAGGGCGACGACCAGCTCGTGGTGTCCGCGACGGCGACCGGGAAGACGCTCATCGGCGAAATCGCGGGCCTCCATCGGATGCTCTCCGGGAAGGGGAAGATGCTGTTTCTCGTGCCGCTGGTGGCGCTCGCGAACCAGAAGCACGAGGACTTCGAGGAGGACTACGGCGACATCGCGAACGTCAGCATCCGCGTCGGGTCGTCGCGGATTCGGGACGACGGGATGGCGTTCGACCCGAGCGCGGACATCATCGTCGGCACCTACGAGGGGATCGACCACGCGCTCCGCACCGGCCGCGACCTCGGCGACATCGGGACGGTCGTCATCGACGAGGTGCACACGCTCCAAGAGGAGGAGCGAGGACACCGGCTCGACGGCCTCATCAGTCGCCTGAAGTACTACTGCGAGCAACGCGAGCGGGAGCGCGCCGAGTACGAGGGCGCGCAGTGGATTTACCTCTCCGCGACGGTCGGGAACCCCGGCGCGCTCGCGCGGGGGTTGCGCGCGAACCTCGTGGAGTTCGAGGAGCGGCCGGTGCCCATCGAGCGGCACGTGACGTTCGCGGACGGCCAGGAGAAGCCGCGCATCATCAACAAGCTCGTGCGCAGGGAGTTCGACAAGGAGTCCTCGAAGGGCTATCGGGGGCAGACCATCGTGTTCACCAACAGTCGGCGGCGCTGTCACCAGATAGCGCGGAAGCTCGACTATCCGGCGGGCGCGTACCACGCGGGCCTGGACTACGGGAAGCGCAAGAAGGTCGAACGCGAGTTCGGAAACCAGGACCTCGCGGCGGTCGTGACGACGGCGGCGCTCGCGGCGGGCGTGGACTTCCCCGCCTCGCAGGTGGTGTTCGACTCGCTCGCGATGGGTATCGAGTGGCTCAGCGTGCAGGAGTTCGAGCAGATGCTCGGGCGCGCGGGCCGCCCCGACTACCACGACCGCGGGAAGGTGTACATGCTCGTCGAACCGGACGCCGTCTACCACAACTCCATGGAGATGACGGAGGACGAGGTGGCGTTCAAACTCCTGAAGGGCGAGATGGAGGACGTGGTGACGACGTACGACGAGACGAGCGCCGTCGAGGAGACGCTCGCGAACGTCACCGTCGCGGGGAAGGGCGCGAAGCGCCTGAACGACCGCATGATAGGCGAGATTCCGACGAAGCAGGCGCTGGGACGCCTGCTCCAGTACGAGTTCATCGACGGGTTCAGTCCGACGCCGCTCGGCGAAGTGGTGACCTCGCACTTCCTCGAACCGGACGAGGCGTTCCAGATTCTCGACGGCGTCCGGAAGGAGCGCACGCCGTTCGAGATTGTCGCGGAACTCGAACTGTACGGCGAGGATATCTAG
- a CDS encoding prolyl oligopeptidase family serine peptidase has protein sequence MDSPETRRDAVVEELHGERVEDPYRWLEGDGDEVAAWTERQNEYVDSVLDDDVREALEPTFEPLADVPSFGSVTARGGRAFQSVRDADQERPVLTLRGGGDRTVLADPNAWAGEASMDWFTPSPDGEHVAYGVATGGNEQYDLRIAAVPSGEVVHEVAEVGRTNPGMFAWADDGFYYVATGGMGEQMAKELRHETLDGDRTVVGTHDDQHVWPGLDAHRGRLVVSFSEMSGGTELAVLDDGEFVTVFDGGDAAADVSFAGDDAYVRTEKDAPRGRVLRADADAFLAGDPDFETVVPEGEGVVRSVAVADSHLVVHEHRDAHSHLAVYDRAGAPAFDVPLPDYVSVDGLDADTEADECHYRVQSFGTPATVTRCALDARETETLDAPRLDTEVDVDVTQEYVESTGGAMVPVFVAHARGTTPDAETPAVLSAYGGFRINRTPSFSRFRLPFLADGGVFVQVCARGGSEFGEEWHEAGMRERKQHTFDDVIAAAEHVVDESYTSPEKLGVVGGSNGGLMAGAVLTQRPDLWGAVVSAVPLLDMLRFHEFLLGESWTGEYGHPDDPEAFAYIREYSPYHNVESREYPPTLFTTAVGDSRVHPSHARKMAARLQSEGRGGPFLCRTKTDTGHGTGKSMSMAVEEQLDRWTFLYGFLGAEANP, from the coding sequence ATGGATTCTCCGGAGACGCGGCGGGACGCGGTCGTGGAGGAGTTGCACGGCGAGCGGGTCGAAGACCCGTATCGGTGGCTGGAGGGCGACGGCGACGAGGTGGCGGCGTGGACGGAGCGGCAGAACGAGTACGTGGATTCGGTGCTGGACGACGACGTGCGCGAGGCGCTGGAGCCGACGTTCGAGCCGTTGGCGGACGTGCCGTCGTTCGGGTCGGTGACGGCGCGGGGCGGGCGGGCGTTCCAGTCGGTGCGGGACGCAGACCAGGAGCGGCCGGTGTTGACGCTCCGCGGGGGCGGCGACCGGACGGTGCTCGCCGACCCGAACGCGTGGGCGGGCGAGGCGTCGATGGACTGGTTCACGCCGTCGCCGGACGGCGAGCACGTCGCGTACGGGGTCGCGACGGGCGGGAACGAGCAGTACGACCTCCGCATCGCGGCCGTGCCGTCGGGCGAGGTCGTGCACGAGGTCGCGGAGGTGGGGAGAACCAATCCGGGGATGTTCGCGTGGGCGGACGACGGCTTCTACTACGTCGCCACCGGGGGGATGGGCGAGCAGATGGCGAAAGAGCTCCGGCACGAAACCCTCGACGGCGACCGGACGGTCGTCGGGACGCACGACGACCAGCACGTCTGGCCGGGCCTGGACGCCCACCGCGGCCGCCTCGTGGTGTCGTTCAGCGAGATGAGCGGCGGCACCGAACTCGCGGTGCTGGACGACGGCGAGTTCGTCACGGTGTTCGACGGCGGGGACGCGGCGGCGGACGTGTCGTTCGCGGGGGACGACGCCTACGTCCGCACCGAGAAGGACGCGCCCCGGGGGCGGGTGTTGCGGGCGGACGCGGACGCCTTCCTCGCCGGCGACCCCGACTTCGAGACCGTCGTCCCCGAGGGCGAGGGCGTCGTGCGGAGCGTCGCGGTCGCCGACTCGCACCTCGTGGTGCACGAACACCGGGACGCGCACTCCCACCTCGCGGTGTACGACCGGGCGGGCGCGCCGGCGTTCGACGTGCCGCTCCCGGACTACGTGAGCGTGGACGGCCTCGACGCCGACACCGAAGCCGACGAGTGTCACTACCGCGTGCAGTCGTTCGGCACGCCCGCGACGGTGACGCGCTGCGCCCTCGACGCGCGGGAGACGGAGACGCTCGACGCCCCGCGCCTCGACACCGAGGTGGACGTGGACGTGACCCAGGAGTACGTCGAATCGACCGGCGGCGCGATGGTTCCGGTGTTCGTCGCGCACGCCCGCGGGACGACGCCGGACGCGGAGACGCCCGCGGTGCTGTCCGCCTACGGCGGCTTCCGCATCAACCGCACGCCCTCGTTCTCGCGGTTCCGTCTGCCGTTCCTCGCGGACGGCGGCGTGTTCGTGCAGGTGTGCGCGCGCGGCGGGTCGGAGTTCGGCGAGGAGTGGCACGAGGCGGGGATGCGCGAGCGCAAACAGCACACGTTCGACGACGTCATCGCGGCCGCGGAGCACGTCGTGGACGAATCGTACACGTCCCCGGAGAAGCTCGGCGTCGTCGGCGGGAGCAACGGCGGGCTGATGGCGGGCGCGGTGCTCACGCAGCGCCCCGACCTCTGGGGGGCCGTGGTGTCCGCCGTCCCCCTGCTCGACATGCTCCGGTTCCACGAGTTCCTGCTCGGGGAGTCGTGGACGGGGGAGTACGGCCACCCCGACGACCCGGAGGCGTTCGCGTACATCCGCGAGTACTCGCCCTACCACAACGTCGAATCCCGGGAGTACCCGCCGACGCTGTTCACGACCGCCGTCGGGGATTCCCGGGTGCATCCGAGTCACGCGCGGAAGATGGCCGCGCGCCTCCAGTCGGAGGGTCGGGGCGGGCCGTTCCTCTGCCGGACGAAGACGGACACCGGGCACGGAACGGGGAAGTCGATGTCGATGGCGGTGGAGGAACAGCTCGACCGGTGGACGTTCCTCTACGGGTTCCTCGGCGCGGAGGCGAACCCCTGA
- a CDS encoding cupin domain-containing protein has protein sequence MTEPVVRRADDVSYETVDAAEGMRKGVLVGVEEGAPNFAMRRFVLDAGASVPEHTNEVEHEQYVLAGEYTVGIGDEEYEVAAGDSLLIPAGVVHWYRNEGETDGSFICVVPHGEDEIHLVE, from the coding sequence ATGACCGAGCCGGTGGTTCGACGCGCGGACGACGTATCGTACGAGACCGTTGACGCCGCGGAGGGGATGCGCAAGGGCGTGCTCGTCGGGGTCGAGGAGGGCGCGCCGAACTTCGCGATGCGGCGGTTCGTCCTCGACGCGGGCGCGAGCGTCCCCGAGCACACGAACGAGGTCGAACACGAGCAGTACGTGCTCGCCGGCGAGTACACCGTCGGAATCGGTGACGAGGAGTACGAGGTGGCGGCGGGCGACAGCCTCCTCATCCCCGCGGGCGTCGTCCACTGGTACCGGAACGAGGGCGAGACGGACGGGTCGTTCATCTGCGTCGTGCCGCACGGGGAGGACGAAATCCACCTCGTGGAGTGA
- a CDS encoding CBS domain-containing protein, which produces MRSFKIGSAFGIPIKVDLTFLLILPLLAWIIGTQVGDWVTILNGVFGTSLDQAVLTQDSREWYLGLAAAVGLFAGVVLHELGHSVVAIRYGYPIDSITLWILGGIASLSEQPEDWRHEFSIAIAGPIVSIVLGALSWVVLTLFPPSLDLVRFVFGYLALMNFALAAFNLLPGFPMDGGRVLRALLARNRPFARATQMAAEVGKLFAILLGIVGLFANLFLILIAFFIYIGASSESQRTTMTAAFEGVTVDDVMTPERDLKTVAKDTTVAELMERMFSERHTGYPVTENGRVVGMVTLEDARNVKEVERDAYTVGDVMTNDVYTIPQYGDAMSALEAMQEHGVGRLIVVDANGDTVGLVSRTDLMTAFNIIQNTGRKAESPSLRT; this is translated from the coding sequence ATGCGCAGTTTCAAAATCGGGAGCGCGTTCGGCATCCCCATCAAGGTCGATTTGACGTTCCTCCTCATCCTCCCGCTCCTCGCGTGGATTATCGGCACGCAGGTCGGCGACTGGGTGACCATCCTCAACGGCGTGTTCGGCACGAGCCTCGACCAGGCCGTGCTCACGCAGGACAGCCGCGAGTGGTACCTCGGACTCGCGGCCGCCGTCGGCCTGTTCGCCGGCGTCGTCCTCCACGAACTCGGACACTCCGTCGTCGCGATACGGTACGGCTACCCCATCGACTCCATCACGCTCTGGATTCTCGGCGGCATCGCCAGCCTCAGCGAGCAACCCGAGGACTGGCGTCACGAGTTCTCCATCGCCATCGCCGGACCCATCGTCAGCATCGTACTCGGCGCGCTCTCCTGGGTCGTGCTCACGCTGTTCCCGCCGAGCCTCGACCTCGTGCGGTTCGTGTTCGGCTACCTCGCGCTGATGAACTTCGCGCTCGCCGCGTTCAACCTCCTCCCCGGGTTCCCGATGGACGGCGGGCGCGTCCTCCGCGCGCTCCTCGCGCGGAACCGACCGTTCGCGCGCGCCACCCAGATGGCCGCCGAGGTCGGGAAACTGTTCGCCATCCTCCTCGGCATCGTCGGCCTGTTCGCGAACCTCTTCCTCATCCTCATCGCGTTCTTCATCTACATCGGCGCGTCCAGCGAGAGCCAGCGCACCACGATGACCGCCGCCTTCGAGGGCGTCACCGTGGACGACGTGATGACGCCCGAGCGCGACCTGAAAACCGTCGCGAAGGACACCACGGTCGCCGAACTCATGGAGCGCATGTTCAGCGAGCGCCACACCGGCTACCCCGTCACCGAGAACGGCCGCGTCGTCGGCATGGTCACCCTCGAAGACGCGCGGAACGTGAAGGAAGTCGAGCGGGACGCCTACACGGTCGGTGACGTGATGACGAACGACGTGTACACGATTCCGCAGTACGGCGACGCGATGAGCGCGCTCGAAGCGATGCAGGAACACGGCGTCGGCCGCCTCATCGTCGTGGACGCGAACGGCGACACCGTCGGCCTGGTCTCCCGCACCGACCTGATGACCGCGTTCAACATCATCCAGAACACGGGCCGGAAAGCCGAATCCCCCTCTCTGCGCACCTAG
- a CDS encoding glycosyltransferase family 2 protein, with product MDVWALGDAGLAAVLWTVFVLYAVSVVSWGLEVGWFSRGWRTDEFPYDASDARVRIMTVNATDVVRRTVEAVPAKMGRPQVIAEEDIDVPGADVFVVPAEFECVAERKGRALEWARQHVPCEREFVLYLDEDTLITDVDGFPDADIVQFSERPVNTGSRLAYLTDVFRLGYHLEQRAFHRLSVPLYAWGGGIAVRREFEDAVTWNRRTLIEDTKFAWQAADVPDFDFRLLRRQFVNQAPPSLRALVKQRRRWMSGSREDAHGLPRRYWLFYGLRNAAWGLSLVVPVFAVVSYLRPGALPYPRVYTLGTLCLLGFLFGWSFLGARAVGANLKTTLLAVVATPVTNFLHSVGAAYGVLFPPRTFEVTEKVAFEDIPEDEDQTVDLADVIEENHGLDVELDD from the coding sequence ATGGACGTGTGGGCGCTGGGTGACGCCGGGTTGGCGGCGGTGCTCTGGACGGTGTTCGTGTTGTACGCGGTGTCGGTGGTGTCGTGGGGGCTGGAAGTCGGGTGGTTCTCGCGGGGGTGGCGGACGGACGAGTTCCCGTACGACGCGTCGGACGCGCGGGTGCGGATTATGACGGTGAACGCGACGGACGTGGTGCGGCGGACGGTGGAGGCGGTGCCGGCGAAGATGGGGCGGCCGCAGGTCATCGCGGAGGAGGACATCGACGTGCCGGGCGCGGACGTGTTCGTGGTTCCGGCGGAGTTCGAGTGCGTGGCGGAGCGGAAGGGCCGGGCGTTGGAGTGGGCGCGCCAGCACGTGCCGTGCGAGCGCGAGTTCGTGCTGTACCTGGACGAGGACACGCTCATCACGGACGTGGACGGGTTCCCGGACGCGGACATCGTGCAGTTCTCGGAGCGCCCCGTGAACACGGGGTCGCGGCTCGCGTACCTCACGGACGTGTTCCGACTGGGCTACCACCTCGAACAGCGCGCGTTCCACCGGCTGTCCGTGCCGCTGTACGCGTGGGGCGGCGGTATCGCGGTACGCCGGGAGTTCGAGGATGCAGTGACGTGGAACCGCCGGACGCTCATCGAGGACACGAAGTTCGCGTGGCAGGCCGCCGACGTGCCCGACTTCGACTTCCGATTGCTCCGCCGGCAGTTCGTGAACCAGGCACCGCCCTCCCTGCGGGCGCTCGTGAAGCAACGCCGTCGGTGGATGTCGGGGTCGCGCGAGGACGCGCACGGCCTCCCCCGCCGGTACTGGCTGTTCTACGGCCTACGGAACGCCGCGTGGGGGTTGTCGCTCGTCGTCCCCGTCTTCGCGGTGGTGTCCTACCTCCGACCGGGCGCGCTCCCCTACCCCCGCGTGTACACGCTGGGGACGCTCTGCCTGCTCGGATTCCTGTTCGGGTGGAGTTTCCTCGGCGCGCGAGCGGTCGGCGCGAACCTCAAAACGACCCTACTTGCGGTCGTAGCGACGCCGGTGACGAACTTCCTGCACTCGGTCGGCGCGGCGTACGGCGTGCTGTTCCCGCCGCGGACGTTCGAGGTGACTGAGAAGGTGGCGTTCGAGGACATCCCCGAGGACGAAGACCAGACCGTCGACCTGGCGGACGTCATCGAGGAGAACCACGGACTGGACGTGGAGTTAGACGACTAG
- a CDS encoding DUF5814 domain-containing protein translates to MAFPDKIYVKNHRQVVSQLDANFPKGAFHGATLDVLFSGSNLDQLNEATQERVLDFAKDFLDCDCESNPYCGHPERKFIQYVLELRAQGLDPEAIVDVMTEDYMVYAYPGDVYSFLDNAVRTLEAVEELAAVDGNPEAERRAGEKKRELSG, encoded by the coding sequence GTGGCGTTCCCGGACAAGATCTACGTGAAGAACCACCGGCAGGTGGTGTCGCAGTTGGACGCGAACTTCCCGAAGGGCGCGTTCCACGGCGCGACCCTGGACGTGCTGTTCAGCGGGAGCAACCTCGATCAGTTGAACGAGGCGACCCAGGAGCGCGTGCTGGACTTCGCGAAGGACTTCCTCGACTGCGACTGCGAGTCGAACCCGTACTGCGGGCACCCGGAGCGGAAGTTCATCCAGTACGTGCTCGAACTCCGCGCGCAAGGCCTCGACCCCGAAGCCATCGTGGACGTGATGACGGAGGACTACATGGTGTACGCGTATCCCGGCGACGTGTACTCCTTCCTCGACAACGCCGTCCGCACGCTCGAAGCGGTCGAGGAACTCGCCGCCGTGGACGGGAATCCGGAGGCCGAGCGGCGGGCGGGCGAGAAGAAACGCGAACTCTCCGGCTAA
- a CDS encoding CopG family transcriptional regulator: MGNKNKTVSFRVNEDTFDALRDIAEERDLSLSAVFRDYVDQLVAHDGKVRVVPEDETTEVESAFPPTVEVSKSFVREHERLELEAKHLRDQLDEHKQYISQLRAELEDREGVEDVVHLDDLDDDEDDEPYQLG; encoded by the coding sequence ATGGGGAACAAGAACAAGACCGTCTCCTTTCGCGTGAACGAGGACACGTTCGACGCACTCCGCGACATCGCGGAGGAGCGCGACCTCTCCCTGTCGGCCGTCTTCCGCGACTACGTCGACCAGCTCGTCGCACACGACGGGAAGGTTCGCGTCGTCCCCGAGGACGAGACGACCGAGGTCGAGTCGGCGTTCCCGCCGACGGTCGAGGTGTCGAAGAGTTTCGTGCGCGAGCACGAACGCCTCGAACTCGAAGCGAAACACCTCCGCGACCAGCTCGACGAGCACAAGCAGTACATCTCCCAGCTTCGCGCGGAACTCGAAGACAGGGAGGGCGTGGAGGACGTCGTTCACCTGGACGACCTCGACGACGACGAGGACGACGAGCCGTACCAGTTGGGTTAG
- a CDS encoding RPA family protein, with product MSQSAPTREVARRVFATEFNDATFTFKESDDERAPVYSLLPTGERANRVFIVGTLTETEDVGEDSEYWRGRVVDPTGTFFVYAGQYQPEAASALRDLDTPSYVAIVGKPRTYETEDGSVNVSVRPESITEVTADVRDRWVVETAERTLERVEAFEDEGNEYARRAEEEYDLPLARYTEGAIEALESLDEEESVEQPA from the coding sequence ATGAGTCAGAGTGCCCCCACGCGCGAGGTCGCCCGCCGCGTCTTCGCCACCGAGTTCAACGACGCCACGTTCACGTTCAAGGAATCCGACGACGAGCGCGCGCCCGTCTACAGCCTCCTCCCCACGGGAGAACGCGCGAACCGCGTGTTCATCGTCGGCACGCTCACCGAGACGGAGGACGTGGGCGAGGACTCCGAGTACTGGCGCGGCCGGGTCGTCGACCCGACCGGGACGTTCTTCGTCTACGCCGGCCAGTACCAGCCGGAAGCCGCGTCCGCGCTCCGCGACCTCGACACGCCGAGTTACGTCGCCATCGTCGGGAAACCACGGACGTACGAGACCGAGGACGGGTCCGTGAACGTCTCCGTGCGGCCCGAATCCATCACCGAAGTCACCGCCGACGTGCGCGACCGCTGGGTGGTCGAGACGGCCGAGCGAACGCTCGAACGCGTCGAGGCGTTCGAGGACGAGGGCAACGAGTACGCCCGCCGCGCCGAGGAGGAGTACGACCTCCCGCTCGCGCGGTACACCGAGGGCGCTATCGAAGCCCTTGAGAGCCTCGACGAGGAGGAATCGGTCGAACAGCCCGCCTAG
- a CDS encoding replication factor A (Replication protein A protects and stabilize the intermediate ssDNA that is generated by the unwinding action of a DNA helicase at the replication fork. In addition, SSBs prevent the formation of secondary structures by single-stranded template DNA.), whose amino-acid sequence MSDIQQTASDLYEQFSDHVDVTEDEIEERLDRLVSEYKVPLSEARRSVESHYLDEAGLERDDIGSRGGNETVQVEDVDEAEQWVDITAKVVDLWEPRSDSVGQVGLLGDPTGTIKFTKWAKSDLPELEDGSVYRFGNVVTDEYQGRFSVKLNRTTTIEELDEDIEVGDNDETVEGALVDIQSGSGLIKRCPEEDCTRVLQNGRCSEHGEVEGEFDLRIKGVLDDGDDVHEVIFNDESTESLTGIGLEEAKQMAKDALDTTVVADEMRDRVLGRYYRVTGPTLGRYVLANDIEELSAPDDAEAVLIKARSM is encoded by the coding sequence ATGAGCGACATACAGCAGACAGCGAGCGACCTGTACGAACAGTTCTCGGATCACGTGGACGTCACCGAAGACGAAATCGAGGAGCGCCTCGACAGACTCGTCTCCGAGTACAAAGTCCCCCTGAGCGAGGCGCGGCGGAGCGTCGAGAGCCACTACCTCGACGAGGCCGGCCTCGAACGCGACGACATCGGCAGCAGGGGCGGGAACGAGACGGTGCAGGTCGAGGACGTGGACGAGGCGGAACAGTGGGTGGACATCACGGCGAAGGTCGTCGACCTCTGGGAACCCCGGAGCGACTCCGTCGGCCAGGTCGGCCTGCTCGGCGACCCCACGGGAACCATCAAGTTCACGAAGTGGGCGAAGTCCGACCTCCCCGAACTCGAAGACGGCTCCGTGTACCGGTTCGGGAACGTCGTGACGGACGAGTACCAGGGCCGGTTCTCGGTGAAACTGAACCGGACGACGACCATCGAGGAACTCGACGAGGACATTGAGGTCGGCGACAACGACGAGACCGTCGAGGGCGCGCTCGTGGACATCCAGTCCGGGAGCGGCCTCATCAAGCGCTGTCCGGAGGAGGACTGCACGCGCGTCCTCCAGAACGGCCGGTGTAGCGAGCACGGCGAGGTCGAGGGCGAGTTCGACCTCCGCATCAAGGGCGTGCTGGACGACGGCGATGACGTGCACGAAGTCATCTTCAACGACGAGTCCACCGAGTCCCTCACCGGAATCGGTCTGGAGGAGGCGAAGCAGATGGCGAAGGACGCGCTCGACACCACCGTCGTCGCGGACGAGATGCGTGACCGCGTGCTCGGCCGGTACTACCGCGTTACGGGTCCGACGCTCGGCCGGTACGTACTCGCGAACGACATCGAGGAACTGTCCGCGCCGGACGACGCCGAAGCGGTTCTCATCAAAGCGAGGTCGATGTAA
- a CDS encoding mannose-1-phosphate guanylyltransferase yields the protein MDTVALLLAGGTGTRLYPASRSDRPKQFLALDGERSLLRQTADRVGFADHVYVATREAYADRVRDIVPEAGVLVEPAAKDTGPALAYATHRVRDQVGPCAMLCLPSDHRVRGDFEPTAETALAAARDGFLATVGVEPTRPATGYGYIEPGPDLGDYREVAAFREKPGEEAAREYVERGWLWNAGMFAWTPDAFLDAARDGPLRPLGDALDAGDPERGFERVDAVSVDYAVMEDTENAVVVPAGFDWDDLGSWDALARVLDADADGNAVLGDALAIDTADSVLASDDTHVTAIGVENLVVAAYDDRVLVVPREKSQRVRDAVRALREDGLF from the coding sequence ATGGACACCGTCGCGCTCCTCCTCGCGGGCGGCACGGGCACTCGACTGTACCCCGCGAGCCGGAGCGACCGCCCGAAACAGTTCCTCGCGCTCGACGGCGAGCGCTCGCTCCTCCGACAGACCGCCGACCGCGTCGGGTTCGCAGACCACGTCTACGTCGCCACCCGCGAGGCGTACGCCGACCGCGTCCGCGACATCGTCCCCGAGGCGGGCGTGCTCGTCGAACCCGCGGCGAAGGACACCGGGCCCGCGCTCGCGTACGCCACCCACCGCGTCCGCGACCAGGTCGGCCCCTGCGCGATGCTCTGCCTCCCCAGCGACCACCGCGTCCGGGGCGACTTCGAACCAACCGCGGAAACCGCGCTCGCCGCCGCCCGCGACGGCTTCCTCGCGACCGTCGGCGTCGAACCGACCCGGCCCGCCACCGGCTACGGCTACATCGAACCCGGCCCCGACCTCGGGGACTACCGCGAGGTCGCCGCGTTCCGCGAGAAACCGGGGGAGGAGGCCGCCCGCGAGTACGTCGAACGCGGCTGGCTCTGGAACGCCGGCATGTTCGCGTGGACGCCCGACGCGTTCCTCGACGCCGCCCGCGACGGCCCGCTCCGCCCGCTCGGGGACGCGCTCGACGCCGGCGACCCAGAGCGCGGATTCGAGCGCGTGGACGCCGTGAGCGTGGACTACGCCGTGATGGAAGACACCGAGAACGCCGTCGTCGTGCCCGCGGGCTTCGACTGGGACGACCTCGGGTCGTGGGACGCGCTCGCCCGCGTCCTCGACGCCGACGCCGACGGGAACGCCGTGCTCGGGGACGCGCTCGCAATCGACACCGCGGACTCCGTGCTCGCGAGCGACGACACACACGTCACCGCCATCGGCGTCGAAAACCTCGTCGTCGCGGCCTACGACGACCGCGTGCTCGTCGTCCCGCGTGAGAAGAGCCAGCGCGTCCGCGACGCCGTACGCGCCCTCCGCGAGGACGGCCTGTTCTAG